Proteins from a genomic interval of Vitis riparia cultivar Riparia Gloire de Montpellier isolate 1030 unplaced genomic scaffold, EGFV_Vit.rip_1.0 scaffold623_pilon_pilon, whole genome shotgun sequence:
- the LOC117910146 gene encoding TMV resistance protein N-like: MAAAAASFSQRRYDVFLSFRGEDTRNNFTAHLDKELRAQGIDSFINEEELERGKAISSTLVAPLENSKFSIIVLSENYASSRWCLEELVKILECKESRAQRVVPIFYNVDPSDVKNHRGKFGEALAKHEENFKENMKRVQIWRDALTQVAGLSVWDSRNKSSSKLFTFSFFIFYFKHCKFKCLLSLFDKNFRKCF, from the coding sequence atggctgctgctgctgcttcttTTTCTCAAAGGCGCTATGATGTGTTCCTGAGCTTCAGAGGAGAAGACACCCGCAATAACTTCACTGCTCACCTCGACAAGGAGTTACGAGCCCAAGGAATCGACAGTTTCATCAATGAAGAGGAGCTTGAGAGGGGCAAAGCCATATCTTCTACACTTGTTGCACCTCTTGAAAACTCCAAGTTTTCTATCATTGTTTTGTCAGAAAATTATGCATCTTCCAGGTGGTGCTTGGAGGAGCTGGTGAAGATACTGGAGTGCAAGGAATCCAGGGCACAGAGGGTTGTCCCAATTTTCTACAATGTGGATCCCTCAGATGTCAAAAATCACAGAGGAAAATTTGGAGAAGCATTGGCTAAACATGAAGAGAATTTCAAGGAGAATATGAAGAGGGTGCAGATTTGGAGGGATGCTCTCACTCAAGTTGCCGGTTTATCTGTTTGGGATTCAAGAAATAAGTCATCATCTAAGCTTTTCacattctcattttttattttttattttaaacattgcaAATTTAAATGCTTATTAAGCCTATTTgacaaaaattttagaaaatgtttctaa